A portion of the Phacochoerus africanus isolate WHEZ1 chromosome 5, ROS_Pafr_v1, whole genome shotgun sequence genome contains these proteins:
- the LOC125127553 gene encoding olfactory receptor 1361-like — protein sequence MRGANQSSVCEFLLLGLSQQPWQQQQLLFLLFLGMYLATVLGNLLILLAISLNARLHRPMYFFLSNLSFVDMCFSSTTVPKMLANHVLGRHTISFSGCLTQMYFLFTFVDMDTFLLAVMAYDRFVAVCRPLHYSAKMTHPLCVLLVTGSWVIANSNVLLHTLLMARLSFCGDNAIRHFFCDVSPLLKLSCSDTYLNEVMIQTEGALVTITPFVCILVSYILITRAVLSVSSARGRWKVFSTCGSHLAVVSLFCGTIIAVYFSPFSSHSAETDIAAAVMFTVVTPMLNPFIYSLRNQDIKGALRKVVAMTFSSPL from the coding sequence ATGAGAGGGGCAAACCAGTCGAGTGTGTGCgagttcctcctcctggggctctcccagcagccctggcagcagcagcagctcctcttcctgctcttcctgggcatgtacctggcCACGGTCCTGGGAAACCTGCTCATCCTCCTGGCCATCAGCCTGAACGCCCGCCTGCACcgccccatgtacttcttcctcagcaacCTGTCCTTCGTGGACATGTGCTTCTCCTCCACCACGGTCCCCAAGATGCTGGCCAACCACGTCCTCGGACGTCACACCATCTCCTTCTCCGGGTGTCTCACCCAGATGTATTTTCTCTTCACGTTCGTGGACATGGACACTTTCCTCCtggctgtgatggcctatgaccgctttgTGGCTGTGTGTCGCCCCCTGCACTACTCCGCCAAGATGACCCACCCGCTCTGTGTCCTGCTGGTCACGGGGTCATGGGTCATTGCCAACTCGAATGTTTTGTTGCATACCCTGCTGATGGCTCGGCTCTCGTTCTGTGGGGACAATGCCATCCGCCACTTCTTCTGTGATGTGAGCCCCCTCCTGAAACTGTCCTGCTCGGACACATACCTCAATGAGGTGATGATTCAGACGGAGGGGGCCCTGGTCACGATCACCCCCTTTGTCTGCATCCTGGTGTCGTACATCCTCATCACCCGCGCTGTGCTGAGCGTCTCCTCGGCCAGGGGCAGATGGAAAGTcttctccacctgtggctcccacctggCTGTGGTTTCCCTCTTCTGTGGCACCATCATTGCTGTGTATTTCAGCCCTTTTTCTTCCCACTCAGCTGAGACAGACATAGCCGCTGCTGTGATGTTCACAGTGGTGACCCCCATGCtcaaccccttcatctacagcctgaggaaccaGGACATAAAAGGGGCTCTTCGAAAAGTGGTTGCTATGACATTTTCCTCTCCTCTGTAA
- the LOC125128418 gene encoding LOW QUALITY PROTEIN: olfactory receptor 1F1-like (The sequence of the model RefSeq protein was modified relative to this genomic sequence to represent the inferred CDS: deleted 1 base in 1 codon), whose product MRHVTVFLGQGEHGAAAGRLACRMERDGVWSKVPQKHRESRDRGILVLTSLSGSLEHAAFGKGHKRAIAGPRGATLECLAWVTRPFSLQSASLSILTIVFQAFELFLLCLPLGQDPSPMRGANQSSVCEFLLLGLSQQPWQQQQLLFLLFLGMYLATVLGNLLILLAISLNARLHRPMYFFLSNLSFVDMCFSSTTVPKMLANHVLGRHTISFSGCLTQMYFLFTFVDMDTFLLAVMAYDRFVAVCRPLHYSTKMTHPLCVLLVTGSWVIANSNVLLHTLLMARLSFCGDNAIRHFFCDVSPLLKLSCSDTHLNEVMIQTEGALVTITPFVCILVSYILITRAVLSVPSAKGRWKAFSTCGSHLAVVSLFCGTIIAVYFALFSSHSSEQDTAATVLYTVVTSALNPFIYSLRNRDLQRALQTVIGQKPRSY is encoded by the exons ATGAGGCATGTGACCGTCTTTCTGGGACAAGGCGAGCATGGAGCTGCCGCTGGCCGCCTCGCCTGCCGGATGGAGAGAGACGGCGTGTGGAGTAAAGTACCGCAGAAACACAGGGAATCGAGAGACAGAGGAATCCTGGTTCTGACGTCATTGTCTGGGTCCCTGGAACACGCAGCCTTTG GAAAGGGGCACAAAAGGGCCATCGCTGGCCCACGGGGAGCAACGCTCGAGTGCCTCGCCTGGGTCACCCGGCCTTTCTCCTTGCAGTCTGCTTCACTCTCCATCCTAACCATCGTTTTCCAGGCTTTTGAATTATTCCTTCTTTGTCTGCCTCTGGGCCAGGATCCCAGCCCCATGAGAGGGGCAAACCAGTCGAGTGTGTGCgagttcctcctcctggggctctcccagcagccctggcagcagcagcagctcctcttcctgctcttcctgggcatgtacctggcCACGGTCCTGGGAAACCTGCTCATCCTCCTGGCCATCAGCCTGAACGCCCGCCTGCACcgccccatgtacttcttcctcagcaacCTGTCCTTCGTGGACATGTGCTTCTCCTCCACCACGGTCCCCAAGATGCTGGCCAACCACGTCCTCGGACGTCACACCATCTCCTTCTCCGGGTGTCTCACCCAGATGTATTTTCTCTTCACGTTCGTGGACATGGACACTTTCCTCCtggctgtgatggcctatgaccgctttgTGGCTGTGTGTCGCCCCCTGCACTACTCCACCAAGATGACCCACCCGCTCTGTGTCCTGCTGGTCACGGGGTCATGGGTCATTGCCAACTCGAATGTTTTGTTGCATACCCTGCTGATGGCTCGGCTCTCGTTCTGTGGGGACAATGCCATCCGCCACTTCTTCTGTGATGTGAGCCCCCTCCTGAAACTGTCCTGCTCGGACACACACCTCAATGAGGTGATGATTCAGACGGAGGGGGCCCTGGTCACGATCACCCCCTTTGTCTGCATCCTGGTGTCGTACATCCTCATCACCCGCGCTGTGCTGAGCGTCCCCTCGGCCAAGGGCAGATggaaagccttctccacctgtggctcccacctggCTGTGGTTTCCCTCTTCTGTGGCACCATCATTGCTGTGTATTTC GCCCTTTTTTCCTCCCACTCGTCTGAGCAGGACACCGCAGCTACTGTGCTGTACACAGTGGTGACATCCGCgctgaaccctttcatctacagcctgaggaacagggaCTTGCAAAGGGCCTTGCAAACAGTGATTGGCCAGAAGCCACGCTCTTACTGA